One segment of Phaeacidiphilus oryzae TH49 DNA contains the following:
- a CDS encoding SUMF1/EgtB/PvdO family nonheme iron enzyme, with protein sequence MGFATGQRLSTGHRVEEVRLGGLSEVAVVRDQNDDWQAVKRVRDDMDARTGGRAGAVFLAECRTAAARLREVPFTARPLLVLEQLDGLGPVMFMEYVAGPSLAGLLRDGPLALSEATRLCGEAARALAGAHARGIRHRDLKPSNLLVDSDGGARLIDWGLSELHELSELTVRVDYLSPQRAADPALDDPRDDVHMLGMLLHQCLTGRIPDGLPGAGLGGGSGGGPGGEGDPFLVRLRLDRPEVTDTAAELLTAMLSPDPEPRPTAQEVADRLLAPEHTAEARLRDTYRPYCPGCGRVGAEQPADPHCPLCGKGLIRRRDRPAREGTVRIAAGPFTRGLSPAQAREALVNAQYPPDEANVRALSPKGRYQAYSLAFDMDETPVTYAAYARFAEAVNYPLPEDFARLAEQRPDHPVTGVTWRDALCYALWAGKRLPTAAEWERAARGPDDARMYPWGSDWDPGRCTHYPSPGTTPVRAHPGGRSPEGVWDMAGNVHEWLAAGNRPDTRGLRGGSWSARVELEGVVTMQSEGPLSLADGYIGFRCAADARYDLVPLADESASAETASAAETDERGARRWPI encoded by the coding sequence AAACGGGTCCGCGACGACATGGACGCGCGGACCGGGGGCCGGGCCGGCGCGGTCTTCCTCGCCGAGTGCCGGACCGCCGCCGCCCGGCTGCGCGAGGTCCCGTTCACCGCCCGGCCGCTGCTCGTCCTGGAGCAGTTGGACGGGCTGGGCCCGGTGATGTTCATGGAGTACGTGGCCGGCCCCTCGCTGGCCGGCCTGCTGCGGGACGGGCCGCTGGCGCTCTCCGAGGCGACCCGGCTGTGCGGGGAGGCCGCCCGCGCCCTCGCCGGGGCGCACGCCCGCGGGATCCGGCACCGCGACCTCAAGCCCAGCAACCTGCTGGTCGACTCGGACGGCGGCGCCCGGCTGATCGACTGGGGGCTGAGCGAGCTCCACGAGCTCTCCGAGCTCACCGTGCGGGTCGACTACCTCTCCCCGCAGCGCGCCGCGGACCCGGCGCTGGACGATCCGCGGGACGACGTCCACATGCTCGGCATGCTGCTCCACCAGTGCCTGACCGGGCGGATCCCGGACGGCCTGCCGGGCGCGGGCCTCGGCGGCGGCTCCGGTGGTGGCCCCGGCGGTGAGGGCGACCCGTTCCTGGTGCGGCTGCGGCTGGACCGCCCGGAGGTCACCGACACGGCGGCGGAACTCCTCACCGCGATGCTCTCGCCGGACCCCGAACCGCGCCCCACCGCCCAGGAGGTGGCCGACCGGCTGCTCGCTCCCGAGCACACCGCGGAGGCCCGGCTCCGCGACACCTACCGCCCGTACTGCCCGGGATGCGGGCGGGTCGGCGCCGAGCAGCCGGCCGATCCGCACTGCCCGCTCTGCGGAAAGGGGCTGATCCGCCGGCGCGACCGGCCCGCCCGGGAGGGCACCGTGCGGATCGCCGCCGGCCCCTTCACCCGCGGGCTCAGCCCGGCGCAGGCCCGGGAGGCACTGGTCAACGCCCAGTACCCGCCGGACGAGGCGAACGTCCGGGCGCTCTCCCCCAAGGGCCGGTACCAGGCATACTCGCTCGCCTTCGACATGGACGAGACACCGGTGACCTACGCCGCGTACGCGAGGTTCGCGGAGGCGGTGAACTACCCGCTGCCGGAGGACTTCGCGCGGCTCGCCGAGCAACGGCCGGACCATCCGGTGACCGGGGTGACCTGGCGGGACGCGCTGTGCTACGCCCTGTGGGCGGGCAAGCGGCTGCCGACCGCGGCCGAGTGGGAGCGCGCCGCCAGGGGGCCGGACGACGCCCGGATGTACCCGTGGGGCTCCGACTGGGACCCCGGCCGCTGCACCCACTACCCCTCCCCCGGCACCACCCCGGTCCGCGCCCACCCCGGGGGCCGGTCGCCGGAGGGGGTGTGGGACATGGCCGGCAACGTCCACGAGTGGCTGGCCGCGGGCAACCGGCCGGACACCCGCGGCCTGCGCGGCGGGAGTTGGAGCGCACGGGTCGAGCTCGAGGGGGTGGTCACCATGCAGAGCGAGGGTCCGCTCTCGCTGGCCGACGGGTACATCGGCTTCCGCTGCGCGGCCGACGCCCGCTACGACCTCGTGCCGCTGGCCGACGAGTCGGCGAGCGCGGAGACCGCGTCCGCTGCGGAGACCGATGAGAGGGGAGCCCGGCGATGGCCGATCTGA
- a CDS encoding CU044_2847 family protein, which yields MADLMRFALADGGTVLVEAREDEAGMVPAGRAEQVVSAGAASFGKALSSVRDAAGEALARFRELPHAPDEVRIEFGVRLNADAGAVIARTGVEGHLKVSVVWRSGRADGGDGGDGGGPEDGD from the coding sequence ATGGCCGATCTGATGCGCTTCGCACTGGCGGACGGCGGGACCGTCCTGGTCGAGGCACGGGAGGACGAGGCCGGCATGGTCCCGGCCGGCCGGGCCGAGCAGGTGGTGTCCGCCGGGGCCGCCTCCTTCGGCAAGGCGCTGTCCAGCGTGCGGGACGCCGCAGGGGAGGCGCTGGCCCGCTTCCGCGAGCTGCCGCACGCCCCCGACGAGGTCCGCATCGAGTTCGGGGTGCGGCTCAACGCCGATGCGGGGGCGGTGATCGCCCGCACCGGCGTCGAGGGCCATCTCAAGGTGAGCGTGGTGTGGCGGAGCGGCCGGGCGGACGGCGGGGACGGCGGGGACGGCGGCGGTCCGGAGGACGGGGACTGA
- a CDS encoding substrate-binding domain-containing protein, translating into MPSPTGSHGRRPGPSSSTSATFSASAPTSRHRRTRRVALVAAAVAVALSAASCSKQGAGAAVNAGATAGSSSSAASAIKGDIAFNDANLAKVDAALKNALKGKDLSKLNLDMVVNVAVDYWNAGKVGFNKGLKDLGVKGQYLAPANGRLDQQLSLIQTIRGQGVSAFEVSAIDPTAIKAPISSANAAGVPVLAIDSPLPPQDGAALYLGTPNYQAGYKAGEAMKAALGGKGQVVVLVGSLTTSNAVQRIQGFQDALKGSQVKVVNKLSDNMDSSKALSNAETAIQTDASVNGLYGVYSYDGPAAATAVQSAGKTGAIKVISDDTDSQTLQFIKSGVIQATVVQEPYQQGYTGACLLAALKVLGKQATLDLVKPYLESDGSTLSSGVGVVTGDNLAQYQSKQSALGIG; encoded by the coding sequence ATGCCTTCCCCGACCGGCTCCCACGGCCGCCGCCCCGGACCGTCCTCGTCCACCTCTGCCACCTTCTCCGCCTCCGCCCCCACATCGCGGCACCGCCGCACTCGCCGTGTCGCGCTTGTGGCCGCCGCTGTCGCCGTCGCGCTGAGCGCCGCGTCCTGCAGCAAGCAGGGGGCCGGCGCCGCCGTCAACGCGGGTGCCACCGCCGGCAGTTCCTCGTCTGCGGCGTCCGCCATCAAGGGCGACATCGCCTTCAACGACGCGAACCTCGCCAAGGTCGACGCTGCGCTGAAGAACGCACTCAAGGGCAAGGACCTGTCCAAGCTGAACCTCGACATGGTGGTCAATGTCGCCGTCGACTACTGGAACGCGGGCAAGGTCGGCTTCAACAAGGGCCTGAAGGACCTCGGGGTGAAGGGCCAGTACCTCGCCCCCGCCAACGGCCGCCTCGACCAGCAGCTCTCCCTCATCCAGACCATCCGCGGCCAGGGCGTCAGCGCCTTCGAGGTCTCCGCCATCGACCCGACCGCGATCAAGGCGCCGATCTCCTCCGCCAACGCGGCCGGCGTCCCGGTGCTCGCCATCGACTCCCCGCTGCCGCCGCAGGACGGCGCCGCGCTGTACCTGGGCACGCCCAACTACCAGGCCGGCTACAAGGCCGGCGAGGCGATGAAGGCCGCGCTCGGCGGCAAGGGCCAGGTGGTGGTCCTGGTCGGCTCGCTGACCACCTCCAACGCCGTGCAGCGGATCCAGGGCTTCCAGGACGCTCTGAAGGGCTCGCAGGTCAAGGTCGTCAACAAGCTCAGCGACAACATGGACTCGTCCAAGGCACTGTCGAACGCGGAGACCGCGATCCAGACCGACGCCAGTGTGAACGGCCTGTACGGGGTGTACTCGTACGACGGCCCGGCGGCGGCGACCGCCGTGCAGTCGGCCGGCAAGACCGGCGCGATCAAGGTGATCTCGGACGACACCGACAGCCAGACCCTGCAGTTCATCAAGTCCGGCGTGATCCAGGCGACCGTCGTCCAGGAGCCCTACCAGCAGGGCTACACCGGGGCGTGCCTGCTGGCCGCGCTCAAGGTGCTGGGCAAGCAGGCCACCCTGGACCTGGTGAAGCCGTACCTGGAGTCCGACGGCTCGACGCTGAGCTCCGGTGTCGGCGTGGTGACCGGGGACAACCTGGCGCAGTACCAGTCCAAGCAGTCCGCGCTCGGGATCGGGTGA
- a CDS encoding L-ribulose-5-phosphate 4-epimerase has product MTAATSATSASGAAGPARITHADQLTPAQQEEVAGLRERVCALHSELLRWGLVTWTSGNISGRLPGADLMVIKPSGVSYDDLTPESMIVTDLHGTPLDGFGNAYSPSSDTAAHAYVYRHRADVGGVVHTHSPYATAWAAVGEDVPCAITAMGDEFGDDIPVGPFARIGGDEIGRGIVATLEGRRSPAVLMRQHGVFTIGKDAKAAVKAAVMTEDVARTVHLARQLGPVVRLPQDDIDALYDRYQNVYGQSQNDKANENSEGAK; this is encoded by the coding sequence GTGACCGCCGCAACCAGCGCGACCAGTGCGTCCGGCGCTGCCGGGCCTGCCCGGATCACCCACGCCGACCAGCTGACCCCCGCACAGCAGGAGGAGGTGGCCGGGCTGCGCGAGCGGGTCTGCGCGCTGCACAGTGAACTCCTCCGCTGGGGCCTGGTCACCTGGACCAGCGGGAACATCAGCGGCCGGCTGCCCGGCGCCGACCTCATGGTGATCAAGCCCAGCGGGGTCTCCTACGACGACCTGACCCCCGAGTCGATGATCGTCACCGACCTCCACGGCACCCCGCTGGACGGCTTCGGCAACGCCTACTCCCCGTCCAGCGACACCGCCGCCCACGCCTACGTCTACCGCCACCGCGCGGACGTCGGCGGGGTGGTCCACACCCACTCGCCGTACGCCACCGCCTGGGCGGCCGTCGGCGAGGACGTGCCCTGCGCGATCACCGCGATGGGCGACGAGTTCGGCGACGACATACCGGTCGGCCCGTTCGCCCGGATCGGCGGCGACGAGATCGGCCGCGGCATCGTCGCCACCCTGGAGGGCCGCCGCTCCCCGGCGGTGCTGATGCGGCAGCACGGCGTCTTCACCATCGGCAAGGACGCCAAGGCCGCAGTCAAGGCGGCGGTGATGACCGAGGACGTGGCCCGGACCGTCCACCTGGCCCGCCAGCTGGGCCCGGTCGTCCGGCTGCCCCAGGACGACATCGACGCGCTGTACGACCGGTACCAGAACGTCTACGGCCAGAGCCAGAACGACAAGGCGAACGAGAACTCCGAGGGAGCCAAGTGA
- a CDS encoding aminoglycoside phosphotransferase family protein encodes MTGLEPGRGPDAGLLAVVEPAVRERFAVRFGAAVSVWCEALPALVREFAERWELDVVAAGGGGTSRVFRCRRADGGGVAWLKLTPDPAVAREEAEALRRWAGTPSVVGLLAEDAEAGALLLDGVQPGAPLREAGWDPAEVGSLLRELRSCSPVPAPVPETGTAPGTEARSSLRPLADRVEFLFGLAERRMAADGTAEAFGRAGARVLDRARAVAGELAGGGSAGPVALVHGDLHPGNVLTGPGGRPVAIDPRPCWGDPDFDAVDWVLEGAEDLAGLERAIGALAELVPGLSPERVLGWCRALAVFNALPRVRARREDAHTRFLVGLAAGAAGAAG; translated from the coding sequence GTGACGGGCCTGGAGCCGGGCCGGGGCCCGGACGCCGGGCTCCTCGCGGTGGTGGAGCCGGCGGTCCGGGAGCGGTTCGCGGTCCGGTTCGGGGCGGCGGTGTCGGTCTGGTGCGAGGCACTGCCCGCTCTGGTGCGGGAGTTCGCGGAACGCTGGGAGCTCGACGTGGTGGCGGCGGGCGGCGGGGGCACCTCGCGGGTGTTCCGCTGCCGGAGAGCCGATGGCGGCGGGGTGGCGTGGTTGAAGCTCACCCCGGACCCGGCGGTCGCCCGGGAGGAGGCCGAGGCGCTGCGCCGCTGGGCGGGAACGCCGTCCGTGGTCGGCCTGCTGGCGGAGGACGCGGAGGCCGGGGCGCTGCTGCTGGACGGCGTGCAGCCCGGAGCCCCGCTGCGGGAGGCGGGCTGGGATCCGGCGGAAGTGGGCAGCCTGCTGCGTGAGTTGAGGAGCTGCTCGCCGGTGCCGGCGCCGGTGCCGGAGACGGGTACGGCGCCGGGGACGGAGGCGCGCTCGTCGCTGCGGCCGCTGGCCGACCGGGTGGAGTTCCTCTTCGGGCTGGCCGAGCGGAGGATGGCCGCGGACGGGACGGCGGAGGCGTTCGGGCGGGCCGGCGCGCGGGTGCTCGACCGGGCGCGGGCGGTGGCGGGCGAACTGGCCGGCGGCGGGTCGGCCGGACCGGTGGCGCTGGTCCACGGAGACCTCCACCCCGGCAACGTGCTGACCGGCCCCGGCGGCCGGCCGGTGGCCATCGATCCCCGGCCGTGCTGGGGGGACCCCGATTTCGACGCGGTGGACTGGGTGCTGGAGGGGGCGGAGGACCTCGCGGGTCTTGAACGGGCGATCGGGGCGCTTGCCGAGCTGGTTCCCGGGCTCTCCCCGGAGCGGGTGCTCGGTTGGTGCCGGGCGCTCGCCGTGTTCAACGCGCTGCCGCGGGTCCGCGCGCGACGGGAGGACGCCCACACCCGGTTCCTGGTCGGGCTGGCCGCCGGAGCCGCCGGAGCCGCCGGCTAG
- a CDS encoding sugar ABC transporter ATP-binding protein: protein MADENGPRNDGAVAVSLRGISKSYGPVKVLDLPELELRHGQIVGVVGENGAGKSTLMGVLSGTVTPTTGEITVSGRRLHAGRPDHAQQLGVALVAQEFPLVGRMSVAENLLLGRRPQREAAEQREDGAEARTGGLRRWLFDRAGTRREARRLLGDVGVTGVDVDRPVERLSVPLRQMVEIAKAWGRSPLVLILDEPTSSLGPVEAERVLALARRHAADGGAVLFIGHRLDEVQAISDRVLVLRSGRLVADLTPEEATEERLIREMVGSELAAVDISPPPSVAEDGTDGAVLQVRGLTADGLGPVDLDVRAGEIVGVAGLMGSGRSRLLHTVFGAQPRTGGRIRLAGREFTPGHPAEAVAAGVGLVPEDRKLQSLLPDHPVRWNATLATLRRISPRGVLTPRADRAHARRIVGDLGVRLHSAEQPISGLSGGNQQKVVFGRWLAARPRLLLLDEPTRGVDVGAKAEIYRLIDEAAKDGLAVLAASSELEELLWICHRIVVMAGGRVVADIPRERFSKELIMTAAAGSAVRAEQDGHGDGNGNGSGRAPEPGYAKSGRNGG from the coding sequence GTGGCCGACGAGAACGGTCCGAGGAACGACGGCGCGGTCGCCGTCTCGCTGCGCGGGATCAGCAAGAGCTACGGCCCGGTCAAGGTGCTCGACCTGCCCGAGCTGGAGCTGAGGCACGGTCAGATCGTCGGCGTGGTCGGGGAGAACGGGGCCGGGAAGTCCACCCTGATGGGTGTGCTGTCCGGCACCGTGACCCCCACCACCGGCGAGATCACCGTCTCCGGGCGGCGGCTCCACGCCGGACGGCCGGACCACGCCCAGCAGTTGGGGGTCGCCCTGGTCGCCCAGGAGTTCCCGCTCGTCGGCCGGATGAGCGTGGCGGAGAACCTGCTGCTGGGCCGGCGCCCGCAGCGGGAGGCGGCCGAGCAGCGGGAGGACGGTGCGGAAGCCCGGACCGGCGGTCTCCGCCGCTGGCTCTTCGACCGGGCCGGCACCCGCCGGGAGGCCAGGCGGCTGCTCGGGGACGTCGGGGTGACCGGGGTCGACGTGGACCGGCCGGTGGAGCGGCTCTCCGTGCCGCTGCGGCAGATGGTGGAGATCGCCAAGGCCTGGGGGCGCTCGCCGCTGGTGCTGATCCTGGACGAGCCGACCTCCTCGCTGGGGCCGGTGGAGGCCGAGCGGGTGCTCGCGCTCGCCCGGCGGCACGCCGCCGACGGCGGGGCGGTGCTCTTCATCGGGCACCGGCTGGACGAGGTGCAGGCGATCTCCGACCGGGTGCTGGTGCTGCGCAGCGGCCGTCTGGTGGCCGACCTGACGCCGGAGGAGGCGACCGAGGAGCGGCTGATCCGGGAGATGGTCGGCAGCGAACTGGCGGCGGTGGACATCAGCCCGCCGCCCTCGGTGGCGGAGGACGGGACCGACGGCGCCGTCCTCCAGGTGCGCGGGCTGACCGCGGACGGCCTCGGCCCGGTCGACCTGGACGTGCGGGCCGGCGAGATCGTCGGGGTGGCCGGACTGATGGGCTCGGGACGCAGCCGGCTGCTGCACACCGTCTTCGGGGCGCAGCCCCGCACGGGCGGCCGGATCCGGCTGGCCGGGCGGGAGTTCACGCCGGGGCATCCGGCGGAGGCGGTGGCGGCGGGGGTCGGTCTGGTGCCCGAGGACCGCAAGCTGCAGTCGCTGCTGCCGGACCATCCGGTGCGCTGGAACGCCACCCTGGCCACCCTGCGCCGGATCTCGCCGCGAGGGGTCCTGACCCCGCGGGCCGACCGGGCGCACGCCCGCCGGATCGTCGGCGACCTCGGCGTCCGCCTCCACTCGGCGGAGCAGCCGATCAGCGGACTGTCCGGGGGCAACCAGCAGAAGGTCGTCTTCGGCCGCTGGCTGGCCGCGCGACCGAGGCTGCTGCTCCTCGACGAGCCCACCCGGGGGGTGGACGTCGGCGCCAAGGCGGAGATCTACCGCCTGATCGACGAGGCGGCGAAGGACGGCCTCGCGGTGCTGGCGGCCTCCTCCGAGCTGGAGGAGCTGCTGTGGATCTGCCACCGGATCGTGGTGATGGCGGGCGGCCGGGTGGTCGCCGACATCCCGCGGGAGCGGTTCAGCAAGGAGCTGATCATGACCGCGGCGGCGGGCAGCGCGGTCCGCGCCGAGCAGGACGGACACGGGGACGGCAACGGGAACGGGTCCGGGCGCGCGCCCGAGCCCGGGTACGCGAAGAGCGGGAGGAACGGCGGATGA
- a CDS encoding ABC transporter permease, producing the protein MSAQGRGAEEHPGTPQATATPQATATAEAAADGASAGMADTGAGSPAGAPARVAEDSAGRPGRWRRIVETPEIGVVAACVVVFLALTLAKSSFAGAVNLQGMGADLAQYGLIAIGESLVILTGGIDLSVGALLGTAVILMSWFNVRAGLPAGVAVLLTLAICGAIGWVHGMAVTRLKMAPFVVTLVTYTVAQGVTLAITQGTSITGISGFFSNVGQTYLAQIPVPLVLFAIVAVAAWFFLERTYAGRQVYAVGGNPEAARLAGIRGDRRVVSMYVTSSLLSGFAAIMVLGRMGVGSASGVGVGWELSAIAAAVIGGVSLVGGQGRILGIVAGAILLELINNGLTTLQINADYTNIVLGCVLAVAITADRLRAKRASARGASGPS; encoded by the coding sequence ATGAGCGCTCAGGGCAGGGGTGCCGAGGAACACCCCGGCACGCCCCAGGCCACGGCCACGCCCCAGGCCACGGCCACGGCGGAGGCCGCGGCTGACGGGGCGTCAGCCGGCATGGCGGACACCGGGGCCGGGTCGCCGGCCGGCGCCCCGGCCCGGGTCGCCGAGGACTCGGCCGGCCGGCCGGGCCGCTGGCGGCGGATCGTGGAGACGCCGGAGATCGGCGTGGTGGCCGCCTGCGTGGTGGTCTTCCTCGCGCTGACGCTGGCCAAGTCCTCCTTCGCCGGGGCGGTCAACCTCCAGGGGATGGGCGCGGACCTGGCGCAGTACGGGCTGATCGCGATCGGCGAGTCGCTGGTGATCCTCACCGGCGGGATCGACCTGTCGGTCGGCGCGCTGCTGGGCACCGCGGTGATCCTGATGTCCTGGTTCAACGTCCGGGCCGGGCTGCCCGCCGGGGTGGCGGTGCTGCTGACGCTGGCGATCTGCGGGGCGATCGGCTGGGTGCACGGAATGGCCGTGACCCGGCTGAAGATGGCCCCGTTCGTGGTGACCCTGGTGACCTACACGGTGGCCCAGGGCGTCACCCTGGCGATCACCCAGGGCACCTCGATCACCGGCATCTCGGGCTTCTTCAGCAACGTGGGCCAGACCTATCTGGCGCAGATCCCGGTGCCGCTGGTGCTCTTCGCCATCGTCGCCGTCGCCGCCTGGTTCTTCCTGGAGCGGACGTACGCGGGCCGGCAGGTGTACGCGGTGGGCGGCAATCCGGAGGCGGCCCGGCTGGCCGGCATCCGCGGCGACCGCCGGGTGGTGTCGATGTACGTGACCAGTTCGCTGCTGTCCGGCTTCGCCGCGATCATGGTGCTGGGCCGGATGGGCGTCGGCTCGGCGAGCGGCGTCGGCGTGGGCTGGGAGCTGTCCGCGATCGCGGCGGCGGTGATCGGCGGGGTGAGCCTGGTCGGCGGCCAGGGCCGGATCCTCGGCATCGTGGCCGGCGCGATCCTGCTGGAGCTGATCAACAACGGCCTGACGACCCTTCAGATCAACGCCGACTACACCAACATCGTCCTCGGCTGCGTCCTGGCGGTGGCGATCACCGCGGACCGGCTGCGAGCGAAGCGGGCCTCGGCCCGGGGCGCCTCCGGGCCGAGCTGA
- the araA gene encoding L-arabinose isomerase, with protein sequence MGSAAAQQRQVWFLTGSQHLYGEETLRQVADQSREIAERLAADGGLPVRLEWKEVLTDAAAIRRTMLEADRDDSVVGVIAWMHTFSPAKMWISGLDALHKPLLHLHTQSHVRVPWSTLDMDFMNLNQAAHGDREFGYIQARLGVPRTTVAGHVTDPAVRLRIDRWARAALGRAELRSLRLARFGDNMRDVAVTEGDKVEAELKFGTSVNTYGVNDLVEVVDAVSDAAVDAIVKEYEEAYAVAPELRTGGERHDSLRYAARIEAGLRAFLDEGGFRAFTTNFEDLGGLRQLPGIAVQRLMADGYGFGGEGDWKTSVLLRGLKVMGAGRPGGTSFMEDYTYNLEPGQELILGAHMLEVCPSIAVGTPSCEIHPLSIGGREDPVRLVFDAQPGEAVVVGMADMGERFRLVANEIDVVEPLEPLPALPVARAVWKPRPSLRTSTECWLTAGGPHHTVLSSQITAEELADFAEMTGTELALIDGASSTRQFTKELRWNQAYHRLAQGF encoded by the coding sequence ATGGGCAGCGCGGCAGCGCAGCAGCGGCAGGTCTGGTTCCTCACCGGGAGCCAGCACCTGTACGGCGAGGAGACGCTCCGTCAGGTCGCCGACCAGTCCCGGGAGATCGCCGAGCGGCTCGCCGCCGACGGCGGGCTGCCGGTCCGGCTGGAGTGGAAGGAGGTGCTCACCGACGCCGCCGCCATCCGCCGGACGATGCTGGAGGCCGATCGGGACGACTCGGTGGTCGGCGTCATCGCCTGGATGCACACCTTCTCCCCGGCCAAGATGTGGATCTCCGGCCTGGACGCCCTCCACAAGCCGCTGCTCCACCTCCACACCCAGTCGCACGTCCGGGTTCCGTGGTCCACCCTCGACATGGACTTCATGAACCTCAACCAGGCCGCCCACGGCGACCGGGAGTTCGGCTACATCCAGGCCCGGCTGGGCGTCCCGCGGACCACCGTGGCGGGCCATGTCACCGACCCGGCCGTCCGGCTGCGGATCGACCGCTGGGCCAGGGCCGCCCTCGGCCGCGCCGAGCTGCGCTCGCTGCGGCTGGCCCGGTTCGGCGACAACATGCGGGACGTCGCCGTCACCGAGGGCGACAAGGTCGAGGCCGAGCTGAAGTTCGGCACCTCCGTCAACACCTACGGCGTCAACGACCTGGTGGAGGTCGTGGACGCGGTGAGCGACGCGGCCGTGGACGCGATCGTCAAGGAGTACGAGGAGGCCTACGCGGTCGCCCCCGAGCTGCGCACCGGCGGGGAGCGGCACGACTCGCTGCGCTACGCCGCCCGGATCGAGGCCGGCCTGCGCGCCTTCCTGGACGAGGGCGGCTTCCGCGCCTTCACCACCAACTTCGAGGACCTGGGCGGGCTCCGGCAGCTGCCCGGCATCGCCGTCCAGCGGCTGATGGCCGACGGCTACGGCTTCGGCGGCGAGGGCGACTGGAAGACCTCGGTGCTGCTGCGCGGCCTGAAGGTGATGGGCGCGGGCCGGCCCGGCGGCACCTCCTTCATGGAGGACTACACCTACAACCTGGAGCCCGGGCAGGAGTTGATCCTCGGCGCCCACATGCTGGAGGTCTGCCCCAGCATCGCGGTGGGGACGCCGAGCTGCGAGATCCACCCGCTGTCCATCGGCGGCCGGGAGGACCCGGTCCGCCTGGTCTTCGACGCCCAGCCGGGCGAGGCGGTCGTGGTCGGGATGGCCGACATGGGCGAGCGCTTCCGGCTGGTGGCCAACGAGATCGACGTCGTCGAGCCGCTGGAACCGCTGCCGGCGCTGCCGGTGGCCCGGGCGGTCTGGAAGCCGCGGCCCTCGCTCCGCACCTCGACCGAGTGCTGGCTGACCGCCGGGGGCCCGCACCACACCGTCCTCTCCTCGCAGATCACCGCCGAGGAGCTGGCCGACTTCGCCGAGATGACCGGCACCGAGCTGGCGCTGATCGACGGCGCCTCCAGCACCCGCCAGTTCACCAAGGAGCTCCGCTGGAACCAGGCGTACCACCGCCTGGCGCAGGGCTTCTGA
- a CDS encoding DUF1062 domain-containing protein, protein MLNRWVVMPTCLPTVLRRCHVCDFDRFRADGRFRVNAHHKRLDAWLLVLCAYCGETAKLTVFERACVRSVRPELLDRLHGNDPGLAAELLSDPAVLRRNRIALDWGGAWRLDTGGADHLDGEVVDVSVRFAARIPVRPMRLIAEGFGLSRAEAGRLNEKGVLVAAVRLTGKLSGDFTFTLKR, encoded by the coding sequence GTGCTCAATCGCTGGGTGGTCATGCCCACCTGCCTTCCGACCGTCCTCCGCCGCTGCCACGTCTGCGACTTCGACCGCTTCCGGGCGGACGGGCGGTTCCGCGTGAACGCCCACCACAAGCGCCTCGACGCCTGGCTCCTCGTCCTCTGCGCGTACTGCGGGGAGACGGCCAAGCTGACCGTCTTCGAGCGGGCCTGCGTCCGCTCCGTCCGTCCCGAACTGCTGGACCGTCTCCACGGCAACGACCCCGGCCTGGCGGCCGAGCTGCTGTCGGACCCCGCGGTCCTGCGCCGCAACCGGATCGCCCTCGACTGGGGCGGCGCCTGGCGCCTCGACACCGGCGGCGCCGACCACCTGGACGGCGAGGTGGTCGACGTCTCGGTGCGCTTCGCGGCCCGGATCCCGGTCCGGCCGATGCGCCTGATAGCCGAGGGCTTCGGCCTCTCCCGGGCCGAGGCCGGGCGACTGAACGAGAAAGGGGTGCTCGTCGCGGCTGTCCGCCTGACCGGCAAGCTCTCCGGCGACTTCACCTTCACGCTGAAACGCTGA
- a CDS encoding HAD family hydrolase yields the protein MPRIRGVLFDLDDTLHDYTASDRAGLIEHLRVEGLLERFADPAEAYALWRRIMDEEYARFLAGELTFTAQRATRTRRFLARADPARREVPEADALDWFARYAALRDAAWRAFPDAEPALRALTAGHRLGVVSNSSTAHQLGNLRATGLLRYFADGTVVCSAEHGAAKPAESIFHAGCAALGLPPHQVAYVGDRYDLDAVGARDAGLHAYWLDRSGAGPDGGADAAAGNAAIQVIRSLAELPTALRALGDAG from the coding sequence ATGCCGCGCATCCGAGGCGTCCTCTTCGATCTGGACGACACCCTCCACGACTACACCGCCTCGGACCGGGCCGGGCTGATCGAGCACCTCCGCGTGGAGGGCCTCCTCGAACGCTTCGCCGATCCCGCCGAGGCGTACGCCCTCTGGCGCCGCATCATGGACGAGGAGTACGCCCGCTTCCTCGCCGGCGAGCTCACCTTCACCGCCCAGCGGGCCACCCGGACCAGGCGCTTCCTCGCCCGGGCCGACCCCGCCCGCCGGGAGGTCCCGGAGGCGGACGCCCTCGACTGGTTCGCCCGCTACGCCGCCCTCCGCGACGCCGCCTGGCGCGCCTTCCCCGACGCCGAGCCCGCCCTCCGCGCCCTCACCGCCGGCCACCGCCTGGGCGTGGTCTCCAACTCCTCCACCGCCCACCAGCTCGGCAACCTGCGGGCCACCGGCCTGCTGCGGTACTTCGCGGACGGAACGGTGGTCTGCTCGGCCGAACACGGCGCGGCCAAGCCCGCCGAGAGCATCTTCCACGCCGGCTGCGCCGCCCTCGGCCTGCCCCCGCACCAGGTGGCCTACGTCGGCGACCGCTACGACCTCGACGCCGTGGGCGCCCGCGACGCCGGCCTCCACGCGTACTGGCTCGACCGATCGGGCGCCGGCCCGGACGGGGGCGCCGACGCGGCTGCGGGGAACGCCGCCATCCAGGTGATCCGCAGCCTCGCCGAACTTCCGACCGCCCTCAGGGCTCTCGGCGACGCCGGCTAG